In Arvicanthis niloticus isolate mArvNil1 chromosome 4, mArvNil1.pat.X, whole genome shotgun sequence, a single window of DNA contains:
- the Pmpcb gene encoding mitochondrial-processing peptidase subunit beta, whose amino-acid sequence MATAAAVSRTLLPVAGRRLWGFTRRLPLRGAAAQPLYFGGYRLRSTQAAPQVVLNVPETQVTCLENGLRVASENSGLSTCTVGLWIDAGSRYENEKNNGTAHFLEHMAFKGTKKRSQLDLELEIENMGAHLNAYTSREQTVYYAKAFSKDLPRAVEILADIIQNSTLGEAEIERERGVILREMQEVETNLQEVVFDYLHATAYQNTALGRTILGPTENIKSINRKDLVDYITTHYKGPRIVLAAAGGVCHNELLELAKFHFGDSLCAHKGDIPALPPCKFTGSEIRVRDDKMPLAHLAIAIEAVGWAHPDTICLMVANTLIGNWDRSFGGGMNLSSKLAQLTCHGNLCHSFQSFNTSYTDTGLWGLYMVCEQATVADMLHVVQKEWMRLCTDVTESEVARAKNLLKTNMLLQLDGSTPICEDIGRQMLCYNRRIPIPELEARIDAVDAEMVREVCTKYIYDKSPAIAALGPIERLPDFNQICSNMRWIRD is encoded by the exons ATGGCGACGGCGGCGGCTGTATCCCGGACCCTGTTGCCAGTGGCCGGGCGGCGTCTGTGGGGATTTACACGAAGGCTTCCCCTTCGCGGCGCCGCTGCTCAG CCATTGTATTTTGGAGGGTACCGACTAAGAAGTACACAGGCTGCTCCACAAGTTGTTCTGAATGTTCCAGAGACACAAGTAACATGTTTGGAAAATGGACTCAGAGTAGCTTCTGAAAACTCTGGGCTCTCAACATGCACA GTTGGGCTGTGGATAGATGCTGGAAGTCGGTATGAGAATGAGAAGAACAACGGCACCGCTCACTTTCTGGAGCACATGGCTTTCAAG GGCACCAAAAAGAGGTCCCAGTTagaccttgaacttgagattgAGAACATGGGTGCTCATCTTAATGCCTATACCTCCAGAGAACAGACTGTCTACTATGCCAAAGCGTTCTCAAAAGATTTGCCAAGAG ctGTAGAAATTCTTGCTGACATAATTCAGAACAGCACATTGGGAGAAGCAGAGATTGAACGTGAGCGTGGAGTCATCCTTAGAGAGATGCAGGAAGTTGAAACCAACTTGCAGGAAGTTGTTTTTGATTATCTTCATGCCACGGCCTATCAAAACACTGCACTTGGACGGACCATTCTGGGACCAACTGAAAATATCAA ATCTATAAATCGTAAGGACTTAGTGGATTACATAACCACACACTATAAGGGACCGAGAATCGTGCTGGCTGCTGCTGGAG GTGTTTGCCATAATGAACTGTTGGAGTTAGCAAAGTTTCATTTTGGTGACTCTTTGTGTGCACACAAAGGAGATATACCAGCTCTGCCTCCCTGCAAATTCACTGGAAGTGAG ATTCGGGTGAGGGATGACAAGATGCCGTTGGCGCACCTTGCAATAGCTATTGAAGCAGTCGGTTGGGCACACCCAGACACGATCTGTCTCATGGTTGCAAACACACTGATAGGCAACTGGGATCGCTCTTTTGGAGGAGGAATG aatTTATCTAGCAAGCTGGCCCAGCTCACTTGTCATGGCAATCTCTGCCACAGCTTCCAGTCCTTCAACACTTCGTACACAGACACAGGATTGTGGGGACTCTATATGGTTTGTGAACAAGCCACAGTTGCTGACATGCTGCACGTTGTACAAAAAGAATG GATGCGTCTGTGTACAGATGTCACTGAGAGTGAGGTTGCACGTGCAAAAAACCTTCTGAAAACAAACATGCTGCTGCAGCTGGACG GTTCAACTCCAATCTGTGAAGACATCGGGAGGCAGATGCTATGCTATAACAGGAGAATTCCCATCCCTGAGCTTGAAGCAAGAATTGAT GCTGTGGATGCAGAAATGGTTCGAGAAGTGTGCACCAAGTACATTTATGACAAAAGCCCAGCTATCGCTGCTCTTG GTCCTATTGAGCGCTTACCAGATTTTAACCAGATTTGTAGTAACATGCGCTGGATTCGTGACTAA